A stretch of the Tachysurus vachellii isolate PV-2020 chromosome 26, HZAU_Pvac_v1, whole genome shotgun sequence genome encodes the following:
- the LOC132840628 gene encoding kynurenine--oxoglutarate transaminase 1-like, which produces MSCKRHTPRSEAVSKSIWSELLQLTAEYKAVNLGQGFPDFPLVSFAQEALSNAVNGGFHMHQYTRGHGHLPLVKILAKFFGRILGRDIHPTEDILVTMGAYQAIFYAVQALVYEDDEVIILEPSYHCYEPMTLMAGGKPVHVPLKPQKVTGRTVSSADWVFSSEELTSKFNSQTKVIIINNPSNPLGKVFQREELQMIADLCIKHDVICISDEVYELLTYDGAQHIKIATFPGMWERTVTIGTAGKIFGVTGWKVGWAIGPRHILDHMQKIHQNSVQHCPTPTQEAVAVCFQREFDTFGTEESFFTQQLMLLQAKRLRLTECLRSIGLQPFVPDGGYFIVTDISTLKVDLDEPNTKDEPYDYRFVKWLIKEKGLSTIPVSAFCTPEHRADFQNYIRICFVKDDSTLKATEDILRKWKEEKIQDTDSVRDFQSI; this is translated from the exons ATGTCCTGCAAGCGGCACACACCCAGGAGTGAGGCAGTCAGCAAAAGTATATG GTCCGAACTTTTGCAACTAACTGCTGAGTACAAGGCAGTGAACCTGGGCCAAGGATTTCCAGACTTTCCTCTAGTCAGCTTTGCTCAGGAGGCTCTCTCTAATGCTGTCAATGGAGGCTTTCATATGCACCAGTACACACGTGGTCAT GGGCATCTACCTCTTGTCAAAATCCTTGCCAAATTCTTTGGGAGGATTTTGGGCCGAGACATCCATCCCACGGAGGACATCCTGGTTACCATGGGAGCATATCAGGCTATTTTTTATGCAGTTCAAGCTCTGGTCTATGAGGACGATGAA GTGATCATTTTAGAACCTTCCTATCATTGCTATGAGCCCATGACGCTAATGGCAGGAGGAAAACCTGTCCATGTGCCTCTCAAACCT CAAAAAGTCACCGGTCGAACTGTGTCCAGTGCTGATTGGGTGTTCAGTTCTGAAGAGCTGACCAGTAAATTTAACTCTCAAACAAAAGTTATTATCATTAACAATCCCAGTAATCCACTGGGCAAG GTATTTCAGAGGGAAGAGTTACAGATGATAGCTGACCTGTGTATAAAGCACGACGTTATTTGTATCAGTGATGAGGTATATGAATTGCTTACATATGATGGAGCACAACATATTAAAATAg CGACTTTTCCTGGCATGTGGGAGCGCACTGTTACCATTGGGACTGCAGGCAAGATCTTTGGCGTCACTGGATGGAAG GTGGGCTGGGCAATAGGACCAAGACACATCTTGGATCACATGCAAAAAATCCATCAGAACTCTGTACAGCATTGTCCTACTCCGACTCAG GAGGCTGttgctgtgtgttttcagagGGAATTTGACACATTTGGTACAGAAGAAAGCTTTTTCACACAACAACTCATGCTGCTTCAGGCTAAACGGCTCAGGCTAACTGAGTGCCTGAGGAGCATTGGGCTGCAACCTTTTGTACCTGACGGTGGCTACTTCATCGTCACAGACATCTCCACCTTGA AAGTTGATCTGGATGAACCAAACACTAAGGATGAACCTTATGACTATAGATTTGTTAAATGGCTTATCAAAGAGAAG GGTTTGAGCACTATCCCTGTATCTGCATTTTGCACCCCGGAACACAGGGCTGATTTCCAGAACTACATTAGAATCTGCTTTGTGAAG GATGACTCAACCCTAAAAGCAACTGAAGATATTCTGAGAAagtggaaagaggaaaaaatacagGATACAGATTCTGTCAGAGATTTTCAAAGTATATAA
- the LOC132840955 gene encoding kynurenine--oxoglutarate transaminase 1-like, with the protein MSCKRRTLRSEGIDKHIWLELLQLTAEYKAVNLGEGFPDFPLPSFVQEALFNAINGGSHMHQYTRGHGHLPLVKILAKFFGRILGRDIHPMEDILVTMGAYQAIFCAVQALVYEDDEVIILEPAYHCYESMTVMAGGKPVHVPLKPRKVTGPTLSSADWEFSCEELTSKFNSHTKVIIINNPSNPLGKVFQREELQMIADLCIKHDVICISDEVYECLTYDGAQHIKIATFPGMWERTVTIGTAGKSFCVTGWKVGWAIGPRHILDHMQKIHHNSIQHCPTPTQEAVAVCFQREYDTSGTEESYFTQQLMLLQAKRLRLTECLRSIGLQPFVPDGGYFIVTDISTLKVDLNDPSTKDEPYDYRFVKWLIKEKGLSTIPVSAFCTPEHRADFQNYIRICFMKDDSTLKSAEDILRKLKEEKIQDTDSV; encoded by the exons ATGTCCTGCAAACGCCGCACACTCAGGAGTGAGGGAATAGACAAACATATATG GTTAGAACTTTTGCAACTAACTGCTGAGTACAAGGCTGTGAACCTGGGAGAAGGTTTTCCAGACTTTCCTCTTCCCAGCTTTGTTCAGGAGGCTCTCTTTAATGCTATCAATGGAGGCTCTCATATGCACCAGTACACACGTGGTCAT GGGCATCTACCTCTTGTCAAAATCCTTGCCAAATTCTTTGGGAGGATTTTGGGCCGAGACATCCATCCCATGGAGGACATCCTGGTTACCATGGGAGCCTATCAGGCTATTTTTTGTGCAGTTCAAGCTCTGGTCTATGAGGACGATGAA GTGATCATTTTAGAACCTGCCTATCATTGCTATGAGTCCATGACGGTAATGGCAGGAGGAAAACCTGTCCATGTGCCCCTCAAACCT CGAAAAGTCACCGGTCCAACTCTGTCCAGTGCTGATTGGGAGTTCAGTTGTGAGGAGCTGACCAGTAAATTTAACTCCCACACAAAAGTTATTATCATTAACAATCCCAGTAATCCACTGGGCAAG GTATTTCAGAGGGAAGAGTTACAGATGATAGCTGACCTGTGTATAAAGCACGATGTTATTTGTATCAGTGATGAGGTATATGAATGTCTTACATATGATGGAGCACAACATATTAAAATAG CGACTTTTCCTGGCATGTGGGAGCGCACTGTTACCATTGGGACTGCAGGCAAGAGCTTTTGTGTCACTGGATGGAAG gtgGGCTGGGCAATAGGACCAAGACACATCTTGGACCACATGCAAAAAATCCACCATAACTCTATACAGCATTGTCCTACTCCAACTCAG GAGGCTGTTGCTGTGTGTTTTCAAAGGGAATATGACACATCTGGTACAGAAGAAAGCTACTTCACACAACAACTCATGCTGCTCCAGGCTAAACGGCTCAGGCTAACTGAGTGCCTGAGGAGCATTGGGCTGCAACCTTTTGTACCTGACGGCGGCTACTTCATCGTCACAGACATCTCCACCTTGA AAGTTGATCTGAATGACCCAAGCACTAAGGATGAACCTTATGACTACAGATTTGTTAAATGGCTTATCAAAGAGAAG GGTTTGAGCACTATCCCTGTATCTGCATTTTGCACCCCGGAACACAGGGCTGATTTCCAGAACTACATTAGAATCTGCTTTATGAAG GATGACTCAACCCTAAAATCAGCTGAAGATATTCTGAGAAAgttgaaagaggaaaaaatacagGATACAGATTCTGTCTGA